In Kaistella faecalis, a genomic segment contains:
- a CDS encoding DUF6617 family protein, whose product MMNGTPILDEILYRDLRPWLEENESDEKYFALNAKLKEVVPSFHLRYSIDFPRPYNNKTKYYYKLISNAASTYSAEIIAHIHGDEDESVILYLLNSILEKKLKNSIRDLARIIKDKDFSMTYLGKNYIPAPEEVNHKSDTYIMQLLKLAYMKVFLEVQEEFRQYRDDILIPADFYSQLLDEPIPDHIPISTLLTIEVDPQSKVIVKSTQPEIRTPAKSFLYKKLATEGDNLDNLWDNLIKNGFIAENTSKVNFKRAFSGKTVTTPIVWIGLPSELSYFIKLIHNEHQLVEDLKQKQWKVVPLCFVDKENNSDAYRNIRKLQRPETKGDLLDRAVELLF is encoded by the coding sequence ATGATGAACGGTACACCAATCCTGGACGAAATTCTGTACCGTGATCTCAGACCGTGGTTAGAAGAGAATGAATCCGATGAAAAATATTTCGCGCTGAATGCCAAATTAAAGGAGGTGGTTCCATCTTTTCATTTGCGTTATTCTATTGATTTTCCTAGGCCTTATAACAACAAGACCAAATACTACTATAAACTTATTTCGAATGCCGCGTCAACCTATTCGGCTGAGATTATTGCACACATCCACGGTGATGAAGATGAAAGTGTTATTCTTTATCTGCTGAATAGCATACTGGAGAAAAAACTCAAAAACAGCATCCGTGATCTGGCCCGGATAATTAAGGATAAAGATTTTTCTATGACCTATCTCGGCAAAAATTACATCCCGGCACCGGAAGAGGTCAATCATAAATCAGATACCTATATTATGCAGCTGCTGAAACTCGCGTACATGAAGGTATTTCTGGAAGTGCAGGAAGAATTCAGACAATACCGCGATGATATTCTGATTCCCGCGGATTTCTATTCCCAGTTGCTGGATGAGCCAATTCCCGACCATATTCCAATTTCTACACTTCTGACCATTGAAGTTGATCCGCAGTCAAAAGTAATAGTAAAAAGCACTCAGCCTGAAATTAGAACTCCAGCAAAATCATTCCTGTATAAAAAATTAGCTACTGAAGGAGACAATTTGGATAATTTATGGGATAACCTCATCAAAAATGGATTTATAGCTGAAAATACTTCTAAAGTAAATTTTAAAAGAGCCTTCAGCGGAAAAACGGTAACTACCCCAATAGTGTGGATTGGCCTGCCGAGTGAGTTATCATACTTCATTAAATTGATTCATAATGAACACCAACTGGTGGAGGATCTGAAACAGAAACAGTGGAAAGTTGTTCCCTTATGTTTTGTTGATAAGGAAAACAATTCCGATGCTTACAGGAACATTAGAAAACTCCAGCGTCCTGAAACAAAAGGAGATTTACTCGACAGGGCGGTGGAACTCTTGTTTTAG
- a CDS encoding helix-turn-helix domain-containing protein, which produces MDLILERLDEIQKMIESQGLYTREVLNFNETCKYLELSQSHLYKLTSNGTIPFYKPNGKKIYFRRAELDTWLLRNRTDSQAEIDQRAADYIIKKGRIKL; this is translated from the coding sequence ATGGATTTAATATTAGAACGCCTGGATGAGATTCAGAAAATGATAGAATCACAGGGCCTATATACAAGAGAAGTATTGAACTTCAACGAGACGTGCAAATACCTGGAACTTTCCCAGTCGCACCTCTATAAACTTACAAGCAATGGAACCATTCCATTCTACAAGCCAAACGGAAAGAAAATCTATTTCCGCAGAGCCGAACTCGATACCTGGTTGCTGCGCAACCGTACCGATTCCCAGGCAGAGATTGATCAGAGAGCAGCAGATTACATCATTAAAAAAGGAAGAATAAAGCTATGA
- a CDS encoding helix-turn-helix domain-containing protein — translation MNTQLDQIAAMTQDVREIKAALNFMMKSSLNQLKEEWIDGQVVMQTLHISVRTLQSLRDNGTLPFSRINGKFYYKVSDIEEMLETNYSRNKRK, via the coding sequence ATGAATACTCAATTGGACCAGATAGCAGCAATGACACAAGATGTCAGAGAGATTAAAGCAGCATTGAACTTCATGATGAAATCTTCATTGAATCAGCTGAAGGAGGAATGGATAGACGGGCAGGTGGTGATGCAGACCTTGCATATAAGTGTTCGCACCCTGCAGTCCCTTCGTGATAACGGAACCCTGCCTTTCAGCAGGATCAACGGGAAGTTTTACTATAAAGTTTCCGACATCGAAGAGATGCTGGAAACAAATTACTCCAGAAACAAAAGAAAATAA